In Falco cherrug isolate bFalChe1 chromosome 2, bFalChe1.pri, whole genome shotgun sequence, the following are encoded in one genomic region:
- the MRPS6 gene encoding 28S ribosomal protein S6, mitochondrial isoform X2 codes for MQVQPETAAVLKRTVEALMERGAIVRNLENLGERSLPYKISRHNERHRRGGYFLIDLEGPPSIVSTMMEHLGRDIDVIRRAFVKYPPSKTEECSGIIPVNYEDKLKAKK; via the exons ATGCAAGTACAG cctgagactgcagctgtgctgaagcGCACTGTTGAGGCTCTTATGGAGAGAGGAGCCATTGTGAGGAACCTAGAGAACCTGGGAGAAAGGTCTCTACCCTACAAAATCTCCAGGCACAATGAGCGCCACAGAAGAGGAGG GTATTTTTTGATAGACTTAGAGGGTCCACCTTCGATTGTATCGACCATGATGGAACATTTAGGACGGGATATTGATGTAATTAGACGTGCTTTTGTAAAGTATCCTCCATCAAAGACAGAAGAATGCAGTGGCATAATCCCGGTCAACTATGAAGATAAACTAAAGGCCAAGAAGTGA